The Fusobacterium necrophorum subsp. necrophorum genome includes the window GATGGTAGAGATCTACATGAATTTTTAGAAGTAGGGACTAGGTACGATACTTGGGTAGGTAGAATTATAGAAAAATATAATTTTATTAAAAACAAAGACTTTATGGTGGTTGTTCAAAAAAGAGCGAGCAATGAAATTAAGGGATATACAGAATTTACTGATCATTTAATGACAATATCAATGGCGAAAGAAGTTGCTATGGTAGCTAATACCGAAAAAGGGAAACAGGCAAGACAATACTTCATCAAATGCGAAGAAGCTTGGAATAGTCCTGAAATGATTTTAGCTCGTGCAAATCAAATTCAATCTCGAATGATTGAGCAACATACGGAAAAAATTAAAATACTTGAGACAAAAATAGAAGAAGATAAGCCTAAGGTTTTATTTGCAGATGCCGTAGCCACTTCACAGTCCTCTATTTTAATTGGAGATTTAGCAAAGTTACTAAAACAAAATGGAATAGATACAGGACAAAAAAGACTATTCAATTATTTAAGAGAAAATGGTTTTTTAATGAAGCAAAAAGGTGAAAGCTATAATATGCCTACTCAAAAATCTATGGATTTAGGTTTATTTGAGATAAAAGAAAGAACAGGAGTTAATCCTGACGGTTCTATAAGAATAAGTAGAACACCAAAAGTTACAGGGAAAGGACAGCAGTATTTTATCAATGTTTTTCTTAGCAGTGCTGAAAATTAAAATTAGAGAAAGGGGGGAATCATTTATGTATGACATGTATTGCATTGACGGTCAATATTACGACTATATCGGAGATGATGGGAAATTTGCGAAATTGGAAAACAGAAGTACCGGAACACAAATCTATATGAAGATAGAAGATTTGTGGGAATATGAGTGTTAGGAGGGGATTATGAGTGAGAAAAAAGAAACACTTGCTATCACAATTGAAGAAGCCGCCGAGTACATTGGAGTCGGGAAAGATTGTGTGAAGCGGATGACAGAAGTTCCTGATTTCCCGCTGATTTACAATGGGAACAGGACTCTGATTATCAAACCGAAGATCCTGGATTGGCTGACAAAGCACAACCGGGAGGATTTCGGGAAATGAAAAAAAGTATCTACAGAGTCGGCAAACTTTACTAGATACTTTTCATAATAGAGCAAGTATTTATTTACTTGTTTTTAAATTTTAACACAATTTAAGGAGGAATGCAATGGGTTTACCAGATTTTGAAGTAGAAGAATTCAAGAAAAATTTAAAAAGGGCATCAGAGCGAGCTAATGGATCCGCGACAGAGCTATCCGATTTTATAAATACGTTACCTCTTACAGAGGAACAGAAAGAAAAGTTATGTTTATTGCAGATTCGTCATGCAGGACATAATATTCTATTCGGGCAACAACGTGCGGTTGTCATTTTATCGGAGGGAATAAATTCGATAAAGGAGGCGTTGATGAATGAAAAAACGATACCGAATTAAACCTAATATCTTCAATGTCAGCTTAGTCGTTACTTTACTTTTAATGTTGTTTGCAAGACTGGACAGAGGGTATCTCACGTTTGGTGGAGAAACCCTGTTACCTCTTGTGGGATTGGTCGCACATTATGCATTAAAGGATTGGTGGGATAAATGAAGCTGGACGAATTTAAGATTCATTACAAAAAATTCCACTTGCTGTGGAGAGAAGAGGAAGTAGCAAGACTGTCGAGATTTTCAGAGATTATGAAAAAGTCTCCGGTGGAATCTGCAAAATACTTGCTTGTGTCTGGGGATTGCATCGGATTTACGGATTCGTATCGTGCGGTTATCATTAGCGCCACAAATGTTGTGCAAAAAACACAAAGTCCTCTTGGGTATTATTCCCCAGACTTGTTATCTTTGTTGAAAAAAGCTCAAGAAGTCGCTTTGTTGGAAGATTATACTTTAGCAATTCGGGTAAAAGAAGAGGTACATGTATTCGCTCCTGTCCTGAATCAAGTGCCGGACATTGCCCGATTGGATAAACTGATACCCGCAGATGCAGAAAGAATATCCTTTTTCACTGATATTTTCAAAGAAATGCCTTTAACAGATGTCCTGTCGTGGGAAGCTATTTGTACGACATTCAAGCCTTTAGGTTTACATGTTATGTGCCCTCGATTCTATTTTACGCCTGAGGGAATTTCTGTAAAAGCGGATCTAGGGAAATCACGTTTAGAAATGATGTTCCCAATCCCGCTGGAAATGGAATGCGAAAAAGTATTGAATCCAAATTTTATTGATTTGTGGTTAAAAGCTACAGCGAAAGAAAAAGTAGTAGCGACTTTACTTTATACGAGTAAAGAAAGTAGTGCAGTTTGTTTTGAAATGCCGAATTTAAAATACATTATTATGCCAATATCGTGGCGAAAAGGAGGAAAATAATATGGTAAAAGTAGAATTTCACGGATCTGTGGAAGAGGTAAAAAATGAAATGGTGGAATTTGTGGGAAGTTGGCAAGCACCCGTTGAGGATGCGGAGTTTATTTCTAGGGCAGTGGGCGATATACCCGTCGTAGAGGAGCCTAAAAAAACGACAATAGAGTCTGTGAAAGATGAAGCTCCAACGGGAAATTGGACAACTTGCGATTGTAAAGAAGTACCAAAAACAGAGGCTCCGGCACCCGCAGCTCCTGTCGTACCGACTGTACCGGTTGCGCCAGCGACAGAATACACTTTTGCAGACATTCAAAGAATTGCGGCTCCGCTCGTACATCAAGGAAAATCCGCAGAACTAATTAATGCTCTTGGAAATTTCGGTGTAAAGGCAATTACCGAGTTACAACAAGACCAGTTCGGAGCGTTTATCCTAGAATTAAAGAACCTAGGAGCTGATGTCTAATGGCACATGCTCTATTAGGTCCGTCCAGTGCGTCACGGTGGATGGCTTGCCCACCATCCGTGAATTTAACAAAAGACATGCCGGATACGACAAGCGAGTATGCGGCAGAAGGAAGTTTGGCACACGAAATAGCTGAACTCAAGTTGAAGAAAAAAATCGTGGATCCGGGAATGTCCGCCCGGAAGTTTAATGCCGAAATGAAAAAATTAAAAGGACGGGAGCTGTATCAGGAAGAAATGCAGGAATTTACGGACATCTATGTGGATTTTATCCAAGAACAAATGTGCGCCTGCGAGAATACACCGTATGTAGCTGTGGAACAGAAAGTAGATTTTTCACAGTATGTTCCGCAGGGCTTTGGAACGGCGGATTGTATTCTCATATCCGGAGATATGATCCATATCATAGACTTTAAATACGGAAGGGGTGTGGTCGTGGATGCGGAAGAGAATCCACAAATGTTGCTGTACACTCTGGGGGCTTATTTGGCCTACAATTTCTTGTATGACATCAAGCGTATTCAGATGTCGATTGTACAGCCTAGGGTGTCCCATTTCTCGTCATGGGAATGCGACGTGGACTATTTACTATCCTTTGCCGAGAAAGCCAAGGAAAAGGCCCTCATGGCGTCAGAGGGGCAAGGGGAATTTCAAGCGGGAAAACATTGTAAGTTCTGCAAAGCAAAAACGACTTGCAGGACACGGGCGGAAGAAAACTTGGAACTCGAGGGTTGGCAGTATGCATTGCCGCCACTTTTAAAAACGCATGAAGTCGGGCATATTCTAAAAAAGGCTGAGGATTTAGCCGCTTGGGCAAAGGAGCTCAAGGAGTGGGCTTTGTCGGAGTGCTTGAACGGGAATGAGATTCCGGGTTGGAAAGCAGTGCACGGCAGAGGAAGCAGGAGTTTCACGAATACAGATGAGGCTGTAAAGGTATTGGTAGAAAAAGGGATTGCAGAAGAGTTACTGTATGAACGCAAGTATTTAACTCTCGCACAGATGGAAAAAGTAATTGGGAAAAAGGATTTTCAGGAAATGGTAGGCGATTACATTGAAATGAAGCAAGGTTCGCCAACTCTTGTTGTAGAAAGCGATAAAAGACAGGCGATTACGAATCGAATTAAAGCAGAAGAGGAATTTAGCGCAGTTGAGGATATCGATAATTTATAAGTATAAAGGAGATGATGTATTTATGGCAAATGAGACTAGAATTATGACAGGAAAAGTGAGATTAAGTTATGTGCATTTATTTAAACCGTACGCAGCGAATGCGGGGCAGGAAGAAAAGTACAGTTGTACAATCTTAGTCCCTAAGCACGATGTGGTGACAAAGGCGAAAATCGATGCGGCCATTAACGCTGCTATCGAAAAAGGTGTGACAGGGTGTTGGGCAGGAGCCAAACCTCCAAGACCGGCAACACCGATTTATGACGGGGATTCAGTAAGACCGTCTGACGGAGCAGAATTTGGACTGGAATGCAAAGGGCATTGGGTGTTCACAGCAAGTGCGAAGACAGAATTTGCTCCCGGTGTGGTAGATGTAAGAGCCCAACCGATTCTGAACCAATCGGAGATTTATTCTGGAATTTACGCGAGGGTATCCGTGACATTCTTTGCGTACTCGGTAAACGGAAAGAAGGGAATCGGGGCAGGATTGAACAATGTGCAAAAGTTGGCAGACGGAGAACCTTTAGCGGCATCTGCAATTCGGGCAGAGGACGAGTTCGATGCAGTACAAATTGACCCGTTGACTGGGGAACCTATTTTATAGAGGAAGGGCAGTACAAACTGCCTTTTCTCATCAAAGGAGGAAGGGATGAACACACTAAGCATAGATATAGAGACATACAGCTCTATCGACATTAAAAAAGCAGGAGCTTACAAGTATGCCCAAAGTGATGATTTTGAAATTCTCTTATTTGCCTACAGTTTCAACCATCAAGCCGTACAGATTATAGATTTGAAATCAGGAGAGTCTATTCCGGAAAATGTGTTATTTGCCTTGCAAGACAGAAACTGCGTTAAATATGCTTATAACGCAGCGTTCGAGTGGTGGTGCTTGAATCAAGCGGGAATTGATACACCACTGGACCAATGGCGGTGTACGATGGTTCATGGGTTGTACTGCGGATATACGGTAGGATTAGGGGCTACAGGGGCAGCGATAGGACTGCCACAGGATAAGAGGAAGCTTGCAACCGGAACGGCTTTGATTCGATATTTCTGTGTGCCTTGTAAACCAACGAAGTCCAACGGGAATCGTACCCGGAACCTGCCACACCATGCACCGGAAAAATGGGAATTATTCAAAGAATACTGTCTGCAAGACGTTGTGACAGAAATGGCAATCGCGGACCGGTTATTATTCTATCCGGTTCCGGAAAAAGAGTGGATGTTATGGAGATACGATGTGGCTATGAATGCTTTTGGAGTAAAGATTGACAGACGATTAGTCGAGGGAGCTTTAGCGATTGATGCTGAAGTACGACAAGAACTAATGTCGGAAGCGATGAGAATTACCGGGCTGAACAACCCGAATTCTTCCAAGCAATTGATGGAATGGTTGGAGAAAGAGGGAACGGAAGTGGAAAACTTGCAAAAAGGAACGGTCTCACAACTGGTTGGAGACTTGGAAGACGGAGATGTGAAGAGGGTATTAGAGATCCGGCAAGAACTCTCCAAGACTTCGATTAAGAAATACCAAGCCATGCAGGAAGCTGCAGGAGTGGATGACCGGATAAGAGGAGTCTCTTTCTTTTACGGAGCCAATCGTACGGGGCGATACGCTGGCAGACTTGTTCAATTGCAAAACTTGCCTCGTAACTACTTAGAAACCTTAGATGTTGCGAGAGAATTTACAAGGCAGGGAAATGGACAAGCTCTAAGCATGTTATACGGGAATGTCCCGGACACACTATCTCAGCTTATCCGGACGGCCTTTATCCCAAGCGAAGGGCATCAGTTTGTGGTATCCGACTTTTCCGCTATTGAAGCTAGAGTGATTGCTTGGTTAGC containing:
- a CDS encoding phage antirepressor KilAC domain-containing protein; amino-acid sequence: MEELVKIEVRDGQQLVDGRDLHEFLEVGTRYDTWVGRIIEKYNFIKNKDFMVVVQKRASNEIKGYTEFTDHLMTISMAKEVAMVANTEKGKQARQYFIKCEEAWNSPEMILARANQIQSRMIEQHTEKIKILETKIEEDKPKVLFADAVATSQSSILIGDLAKLLKQNGIDTGQKRLFNYLRENGFLMKQKGESYNMPTQKSMDLGLFEIKERTGVNPDGSIRISRTPKVTGKGQQYFINVFLSSAEN
- a CDS encoding DUF2800 domain-containing protein; this encodes MAHALLGPSSASRWMACPPSVNLTKDMPDTTSEYAAEGSLAHEIAELKLKKKIVDPGMSARKFNAEMKKLKGRELYQEEMQEFTDIYVDFIQEQMCACENTPYVAVEQKVDFSQYVPQGFGTADCILISGDMIHIIDFKYGRGVVVDAEENPQMLLYTLGAYLAYNFLYDIKRIQMSIVQPRVSHFSSWECDVDYLLSFAEKAKEKALMASEGQGEFQAGKHCKFCKAKTTCRTRAEENLELEGWQYALPPLLKTHEVGHILKKAEDLAAWAKELKEWALSECLNGNEIPGWKAVHGRGSRSFTNTDEAVKVLVEKGIAEELLYERKYLTLAQMEKVIGKKDFQEMVGDYIEMKQGSPTLVVESDKRQAITNRIKAEEEFSAVEDIDNL
- a CDS encoding DUF2815 family protein encodes the protein MANETRIMTGKVRLSYVHLFKPYAANAGQEEKYSCTILVPKHDVVTKAKIDAAINAAIEKGVTGCWAGAKPPRPATPIYDGDSVRPSDGAEFGLECKGHWVFTASAKTEFAPGVVDVRAQPILNQSEIYSGIYARVSVTFFAYSVNGKKGIGAGLNNVQKLADGEPLAASAIRAEDEFDAVQIDPLTGEPIL
- a CDS encoding DNA polymerase; translation: MNTLSIDIETYSSIDIKKAGAYKYAQSDDFEILLFAYSFNHQAVQIIDLKSGESIPENVLFALQDRNCVKYAYNAAFEWWCLNQAGIDTPLDQWRCTMVHGLYCGYTVGLGATGAAIGLPQDKRKLATGTALIRYFCVPCKPTKSNGNRTRNLPHHAPEKWELFKEYCLQDVVTEMAIADRLLFYPVPEKEWMLWRYDVAMNAFGVKIDRRLVEGALAIDAEVRQELMSEAMRITGLNNPNSSKQLMEWLEKEGTEVENLQKGTVSQLVGDLEDGDVKRVLEIRQELSKTSIKKYQAMQEAAGVDDRIRGVSFFYGANRTGRYAGRLVQLQNLPRNYLETLDVAREFTRQGNGQALSMLYGNVPDTLSQLIRTAFIPSEGHQFVVSDFSAIEARVIAWLAGEEWRMEVFKTHGKIYEASASQMFGVPLNTIVKGHENYALRAKGKVAELALGYQGSVGALIAMGADKMGLTEHEMKDIVSRWRNTSKRIVELWYALENAAVDVLTTGQKQTVKCVTLAMEFDVTFMQEFLTILLPSGRKLFYPKPHLRENQFGSMQMHYKGINQTSKKWEIIPTYGGKLTENIVQAIARDCLTETLLRVKQKGWQVVFHVHDEIILDAPKFVSLEDVERVMGEPIPWAPGLILKAAGFVSDYYMKD